In Caproicibacterium amylolyticum, a genomic segment contains:
- a CDS encoding phosphoribosyltransferase-like protein gives MRKGVVPNTSGLSIQTFGKIKSIFNQKNWPIDGYFHECFFDEFCKLMQELDDQQQDTILSLTEEFVWVRDSEYIKYFSAVFHKLIVSLDISKHKNIFICPLLPEENFGESKSSVALYYVIKSNLISIQNQYNEFNIVGIDAPQSFDSSKFSEKSILCLIDDFIGSGETSNIGAQFFTQKKGIEKSKIIILSLIAMQQGIDFLQGRGYTVFATNILQKGITGRKDGNENKYRTAMKKIENMINVKSKYEFGYSQSEALVKMMHTPNNTFPVYWLKNKKNPHAPFPR, from the coding sequence CTATATTTAATCAAAAAAATTGGCCAATTGATGGATATTTTCATGAATGCTTTTTTGACGAATTTTGCAAGCTAATGCAAGAACTAGATGATCAGCAGCAAGATACTATTCTCTCATTGACTGAAGAATTTGTGTGGGTTAGGGATTCAGAATATATAAAGTATTTTTCGGCTGTTTTTCACAAATTAATTGTTTCCTTAGATATCAGCAAACATAAAAATATCTTCATTTGTCCTTTGTTACCAGAAGAGAATTTTGGAGAGTCGAAAAGTTCAGTTGCTTTATATTATGTTATTAAAAGTAATTTGATTTCTATACAAAATCAATATAATGAATTTAACATAGTTGGGATTGATGCACCACAATCATTTGATAGTTCCAAATTTTCCGAGAAATCAATTCTATGCTTGATTGATGACTTCATTGGAAGCGGTGAAACCAGCAATATTGGAGCACAGTTCTTCACACAAAAAAAGGGAATCGAAAAAAGTAAGATAATAATACTATCTCTTATTGCTATGCAACAAGGAATTGATTTCTTACAAGGAAGGGGGTATACTGTATTTGCAACAAATATATTACAGAAAGGCATAACGGGACGCAAGGATGGAAATGAGAATAAATATAGAACTGCAATGAAAAAAATAGAAAATATGATAAATGTAAAAAGCAAATATGAATTTGGATATTCTCAATCCGAAGCATTGGTAAAGATGATGCATACACCAAACAATACTTTCCCCGTATACTGGCTCAAAAATAAGAAAAATCCGCATGCTCCTTTTCCGAGGTGA
- a CDS encoding retron St85 family RNA-directed DNA polymerase, whose amino-acid sequence MEWSTLRNAIIRKCKEHRKGDEYSEALLSYSEKLFVQNLPIITCPAHLSLLIGLEHDYVCRMAFSPEHFYRHFTIKKANGKDRSIDEPLPDLKFVQQWILSNILENVPVSTYAKAFIKKRGVKENARFHRAQTVVVTMDIKDFFPSINLQQIVNIFCTLGYSNDVSNFIAHLCCYHYSLPQGAPTSPYLSNIRMREFDKKVVDYSSPLKIRYTRYADDISLSGNFNPHTAIKYLSSLVFKEGFSINAEKTRVAYQNARQEITGIVVNSHMQVPKAQRKKIRQEVYYIKKYGLDSHLSHISETRENYLNHLLGKINFARYINPKDQEMQEYYETIKKILILFRNESF is encoded by the coding sequence ATGGAGTGGAGCACTTTGCGTAATGCAATAATCCGCAAGTGTAAAGAGCACCGCAAAGGTGATGAGTATTCTGAAGCGCTTCTGTCATACTCAGAAAAACTTTTTGTTCAGAACTTACCTATAATAACTTGTCCTGCACACTTATCATTGCTGATTGGATTAGAGCATGATTATGTTTGCCGTATGGCATTTTCTCCTGAACATTTTTACAGACACTTTACTATTAAAAAAGCCAATGGCAAAGATAGAAGTATTGATGAGCCTTTACCGGATCTGAAATTTGTTCAACAATGGATTCTTTCTAACATTTTAGAAAATGTACCAGTTAGCACTTATGCAAAAGCTTTTATCAAAAAGCGTGGAGTTAAAGAAAATGCTCGATTTCATAGAGCACAAACTGTTGTGGTTACTATGGACATTAAAGATTTTTTCCCATCCATAAATTTACAACAAATAGTAAATATCTTTTGTACGTTGGGATATTCTAATGATGTCTCAAACTTTATCGCTCACCTATGTTGTTATCATTATTCTTTACCACAAGGTGCTCCAACCAGTCCCTATTTGTCAAATATTAGGATGCGAGAGTTTGATAAAAAAGTTGTTGACTATTCAAGTCCTTTGAAAATTCGATATACTAGATATGCAGATGATATTTCTTTATCTGGCAATTTTAATCCACATACTGCTATTAAATATTTAAGTTCTCTCGTATTTAAAGAAGGATTCTCCATTAACGCAGAAAAGACTAGAGTTGCATATCAGAATGCACGACAAGAAATAACAGGTATTGTAGTAAATTCCCATATGCAAGTTCCAAAAGCGCAACGTAAGAAAATCCGTCAAGAGGTTTATTATATTAAGAAATACGGACTAGACTCTCATTTATCACACATTTCCGAAACACGTGAAAATTATTTAAATCACTTACTTGGCAAAATTAATTTCGCGCGTTATATAAATCCAAAGGATCAAGAAATGCAGGAATATTATGAAACAATAAAAAAAATTCTTATACTTTTTCGGAATGAATCTTTTTAA
- a CDS encoding IS3 family transposase (programmed frameshift): protein MSTGKTGTRYDEDFKRTLVNLYQSGGKSQAALCKEYGVSITALGRWIKQYSIVETDDGEILTAKQVKDLQKRNAQLEEELLILKKRDCHLHATLKQRLEAIHKLRFQHNIKLLCKVLGVNRSTYYKHYNTEPADRTKDNQTIAKLILKIYADYNKRLGAYKITYVLQRDYGINISVGRVYRLMRTLKLPRMSTEKPYKNYKHRDNGECTNHLHQEFNQQTPNIVWASDFTYIKVAGKWYYLCIVMDLFSRKVISWNISGKPDVDLVMTAFKKAYDRRNCPSGLMFHSDRGSQYTAFSFRQLLDSLNVVQSFSKKGYPFDNACCESFFKYLKKEETNRKAYHSLQELQLSIFQYIEGYYNSRRPHGSLRMLTPNEKEELFWNQA from the exons ATGTCCACTGGTAAAACCGGAACCCGATATGACGAAGATTTCAAACGAACTCTCGTCAACCTTTATCAATCTGGCGGCAAATCACAAGCAGCACTCTGTAAAGAGTATGGCGTTTCTATCACCGCACTTGGCCGTTGGATTAAACAATACTCAATCGTCGAAACGGATGATGGCGAAATACTAACTGCTAAGCAGGTCAAAGACCTCCAAAAGCGTAATGCTCAGCTTGAGGAGGAACTCCTTATACTAAAAAAGCG CGATTGCCATCTTCACGCCACACTCAAACAACGATTAGAAGCTATTCATAAGCTCCGTTTCCAACACAATATCAAGCTCCTTTGTAAGGTTCTTGGCGTTAATCGAAGTACTTACTATAAGCATTACAACACCGAACCGGCTGATCGTACAAAAGACAATCAAACGATTGCAAAGCTTATTCTTAAAATCTATGCAGATTATAACAAACGTCTTGGAGCTTACAAGATTACCTATGTTCTCCAGCGTGATTATGGCATTAACATCAGTGTCGGACGAGTGTACCGACTGATGAGGACTCTAAAACTTCCACGGATGTCCACCGAAAAACCTTATAAAAATTATAAGCATCGGGACAACGGCGAGTGTACCAACCACCTTCACCAGGAGTTCAATCAGCAAACTCCAAACATTGTCTGGGCAAGTGATTTCACATACATCAAAGTTGCCGGCAAATGGTATTATCTTTGTATTGTAATGGATTTATTTTCTCGCAAAGTCATCTCCTGGAACATATCAGGCAAGCCAGATGTCGACCTCGTCATGACTGCGTTCAAAAAAGCTTATGATAGAAGAAACTGCCCTTCTGGACTTATGTTTCATTCTGATCGAGGATCTCAGTATACTGCTTTTTCATTTCGACAGCTTCTAGATTCTCTTAATGTTGTGCAATCATTTTCCAAAAAGGGCTATCCTTTTGATAATGCTTGCTGTGAAAGTTTCTTCAAATATCTAAAAAAAGAAGAAACCAACAGGAAAGCTTATCACTCCCTACAGGAATTACAGTTGTCCATATTCCAATATATTGAAGGATACTATAACTCAAGAAGGCCTCATGGCTCTCTTCGAATGCTAACACCTAACGAGAAAGAAGAACTGTTCTGGAATCAGGCTTAA
- a CDS encoding peptidoglycan recognition protein family protein, whose amino-acid sequence MNIKQEYIRPNKYTRPGLPLKKVTAIAIHYTGDPGATAQNERDYFDGTCIADGRYASCHYCVGMDGEIVQLIPESEWAYCTCQANAYSISIETCHPDESGKFTVGAEKELVELTASLCKKYGLNPQHGGVVRHYDVTGKECPLWYVTHPAAWTGFQAAVVNCMAGKPYSLPCSGQAVSTAPTVNPYYCDTTSLTCCPGMVYTFKTGGAITCATDAFKQIGCTMDNGYRLTTFRADKLTAGVGFYINGRRVCVAVIKKPYSDTTKDFTKRVGQEYTFKTDFPLVCGNGSIFEHMNTRQARGYYFTKYRAAAQGTAGFYCGSTCVCKGTVTK is encoded by the coding sequence TTGAACATTAAACAAGAGTACATTCGGCCGAACAAGTACACTCGTCCCGGCCTGCCGCTAAAAAAGGTGACGGCAATCGCCATCCATTATACGGGCGACCCAGGCGCGACCGCGCAGAACGAACGTGACTATTTTGATGGCACCTGCATCGCAGATGGTCGTTATGCCAGCTGCCATTACTGCGTTGGTATGGATGGCGAAATTGTGCAGCTTATCCCGGAATCTGAATGGGCGTACTGCACCTGTCAGGCGAATGCTTACAGTATCAGCATTGAAACCTGCCATCCGGATGAAAGCGGAAAATTCACAGTGGGTGCAGAAAAGGAACTTGTTGAATTGACCGCATCCCTGTGCAAAAAGTATGGCCTGAATCCGCAGCATGGGGGTGTGGTACGGCACTATGACGTGACCGGCAAAGAGTGCCCACTCTGGTATGTAACGCACCCGGCGGCATGGACAGGCTTTCAGGCGGCAGTTGTAAACTGCATGGCTGGGAAACCGTACAGTCTGCCGTGCAGCGGGCAAGCTGTCAGTACCGCACCCACCGTCAATCCGTATTATTGTGATACCACGTCACTCACGTGCTGCCCTGGCATGGTGTACACGTTTAAGACCGGCGGGGCAATCACCTGTGCAACGGATGCATTTAAACAGATTGGCTGCACAATGGATAACGGATACCGCCTGACAACATTCCGTGCGGACAAGCTGACCGCTGGAGTCGGGTTCTACATCAATGGCCGCCGCGTGTGTGTGGCGGTTATCAAGAAGCCGTACAGCGACACGACAAAAGATTTCACCAAGCGGGTAGGGCAGGAGTATACGTTCAAGACAGACTTCCCGTTGGTCTGTGGAAACGGTAGCATTTTTGAACACATGAACACCAGACAGGCAAGAGGCTATTATTTCACAAAATACCGTGCCGCTGCACAGGGTACCGCAGGATTCTACTGTGGCAGCACCTGCGTTTGCAAGGGCACGGTAACAAAATAA
- a CDS encoding XkdX family protein, whose translation MEWWTCAYNWGWADKALLKTVVGYGGLTAEQYKTITGEDYTGTAA comes from the coding sequence ATGGAATGGTGGACATGTGCTTATAATTGGGGCTGGGCAGACAAAGCCCTGCTGAAAACCGTGGTTGGCTATGGCGGACTGACAGCAGAACAGTACAAAACAATTACCGGTGAAGATTATACCGGCACAGCGGCATAA
- a CDS encoding phage tail protein, translating to MTTFAVGDGSGAFYSPVPTMTALKGQKWSGTISGYNVSADSPNLISVTGLIPSDVGGWTIREIGVFDDQGRLIAIANYPDTEKISRDDGVSTEIQVGIELLFSNASSVTISVDPSHDFGNQSRSQRGFRTT from the coding sequence TTGACCACTTTTGCGGTGGGTGACGGCAGCGGCGCGTTTTACAGTCCGGTGCCTACTATGACGGCGCTGAAAGGGCAGAAGTGGAGTGGAACAATCAGCGGATATAATGTCAGTGCGGACTCTCCCAATTTGATTAGCGTTACAGGTTTGATTCCATCTGACGTCGGCGGCTGGACAATCCGCGAAATTGGCGTATTTGACGACCAGGGCAGGCTAATTGCGATTGCAAATTATCCGGACACCGAAAAAATTTCCCGCGACGATGGCGTTTCAACGGAAATTCAGGTGGGCATTGAACTCCTGTTCTCCAATGCGTCAAGTGTAACGATTTCGGTTGACCCGAGCCATGATTTTGGCAACCAAAGCCGAAGTCAACGCGGGTTCAGGACAACTTGA
- a CDS encoding phage tail protein I has protein sequence MSSMDLSTLDFAKLLPVWMRKDAADTGLSQALDVIIPFVADAIKKLSTWDVLDSLNDAELDELAWESNITWYDSYADIAIKRQTIKDADRIFRTKGTPWAVQRVINTYFGGESSLLPWWEYAGGRFPHFKVVTTNATLKYENYKMFLAVLEEVKRQCAVLDTILILIKSQGMVYAGSCVRTGAVTIIHAYQPGNIQISAKAYAAFPPVRSGQSTVISYNAEQGKEL, from the coding sequence ATGAGCAGTATGGATTTGTCCACGCTTGATTTTGCGAAGCTGCTGCCGGTCTGGATGCGAAAAGATGCGGCGGACACAGGGCTTTCACAGGCGCTGGATGTAATCATCCCGTTTGTTGCGGATGCCATTAAAAAGCTTAGTACATGGGATGTTTTGGACAGTCTGAATGATGCGGAATTGGACGAACTGGCTTGGGAAAGTAATATCACATGGTACGACTCCTATGCGGATATTGCGATAAAGCGGCAGACGATAAAGGATGCTGACCGCATTTTCCGTACCAAAGGGACACCGTGGGCGGTGCAGCGCGTTATCAACACTTATTTTGGCGGCGAAAGCAGCCTGCTTCCGTGGTGGGAGTATGCAGGCGGCCGATTTCCACATTTTAAGGTGGTTACCACCAATGCAACACTGAAATATGAGAATTACAAGATGTTTCTGGCGGTGCTGGAGGAAGTGAAGCGGCAGTGCGCAGTGCTGGATACCATTCTTATTTTGATTAAATCGCAGGGGATGGTATATGCCGGAAGCTGTGTGAGAACCGGGGCGGTGACAATCATTCACGCTTACCAGCCGGGGAATATTCAGATCAGCGCAAAAGCGTATGCTGCATTTCCACCGGTACGCAGTGGGCAGAGCACCGTGATTTCGTACAACGCGGAGCAGGGAAAGGAACTCTAA